Below is a genomic region from Borreliella burgdorferi B31.
TTTTTGTAAGTTTTATCTGGATTTTTAGTTTTTTTTGCTATACTTATAATTTCTTTAGTTATTTCTTCAGGTAATTTCAACCTTTTTTCCAAATTATTTTTTGTGAATTCTTTTTTGTTTTTCTTTTTTGTTTTTTTCTTAGTGTAGGATTTTTTAAAGACGGTTTCAATAGAATTCTTATTATATATATTTTTATGATAATTTATATATACAGTAACATTTTTAGTTACATTTTGTGTATCAAGCCCGTCTTTACTCTTTTTTATTTTTCTATAGAGGTCTGCTTTATAAGCTTCAAAATAAGCAGATATTAATTTATATGCAATAGGCGACACCTTATATATACATAATTTTCCCTTAAATTTTCCTAAGTTATTTGAGAATGTTAATATTTTTTTTTCAATTGCTTTTATGTGAATTAAAAATCTTAGGTCTTCTCTTAAGGTTCTTATTACAGTTGGTTTATAGCCTTCTTTGCTTATATTAGAGTTTAAAACTCTAAGGATATCTATTTGATGATGAGGATAAAGCTCTTTTAGTTTTTCAGAATTAAAATGAATTCTATATATTGAAATATCATATTTTTTTTCAAAACTTTTATTTAAGTAATTAATTACTGAAATAATTTTTTTGAGCCTTGAATCTTTTGAAAGTAGTTTGTTGGTATTGGTTTTGTTGTGGTTATGGTTAAGCAAATTTAATGCCATCTTAATCTCCTATTTGTTCGTGTAATAATTATTATTATGTATAAAATATGTAAAAATTTCAACCTCTATTTTTTAATATTTTTTATTATTTATAGATGATATATTAGCTTTAAGTTTTCTTTTATGAATTCTTTTATTGCAATTGTTCTATATTAAGAAAAGTCTGGAAGCTTTTTTATTTCTCTATTTTTTTAATTTATTGAGAAGCAATACTAAAAAATCTAAGAACCTCTATAATATTGTTTATTTTAGTATTATTAACAACAAGTTTTATCTTTTTAAGATCAGATTTAAATAGATTTTGTTCAATTTCCTTAACTTAAAATATAGCTCAGTATACTTTTATTGTTTTGGTTATGTAATTAGGTGATCCAATCTCCTTTCTGTTTCGGGTTGTTTTATTTTGAACGTGTATATTTGAATTTTTATTCATTTTGTTAAAGCTATTAAGTAGATTTTCTAAATTGGTTCTATCAGTATGTTTAGCTTTTTGCATTTTTTAAGGGGGTTTAAAGATTATCTATATATCCCTTAAATAAGGATTTTATTGTCTATTTTATAAAGGTAAAAGATATATAATTATTTTAAAACCATATGTCTTTTAAATATATTTTTGTTTAATAAAAAAGATTATATTTTTAATTAGGTTTTCATAGTTTTTGTATATTAATAGCTATTTGCAATTTATCAAGGTTTTTATAAGTTGTTAATAATTTTTACCAAATCATCCACTTTTATTATATATGAAGTATTAAAACAACTGTCACTATTACTATTACTATCAGCTCGGGCATTATTAGGAGGCTAATAATGGGCATTTCTAAAATTTATATATTATTGAAAGGCTTTTATATTAATGTTAAAATCATTTTATTTCTTAGTTTTTGATATCTTTAGCTTCAAAAACTTTCCCGCATTGAGTTGCATTTTTAATGCTATAAACATTTTCTCTTTAACTTTTTAAAAATTTTTTAGTTTTTTGTCGCTTTCTTTATGCAACTTACTAAGAATAACTTTCCCACTACTTTATTTTGTTATTTTAATGATAACTTTAATAAACAAAAGATAGCACAATAAAACAATTTTTATTGTGCTATTAACAACTTTGGCGACTATCTTTAAAGGTTTGAATTTTAATTAACTTGAATATCAACAAGCAATAAAAGGGAAAAGAGTGAGTAGCTAAAAGTATTAACTATAGAAGAAATAAGGCTGTCACTTGGTTTATTGAATAAAAGGCATAGAGCTATTTATTAAAATAGGCTTTTAATTGAATTTGCTTTTAATACTAGCATAAAAATATTTAGATCTGTTAACTGGATTGATATATGGTGTAGTGCTGGTAGAAGTCATATTAAAAAGGTAAAGTCAATAAAGATAGAATAGTTTTTTATTTTAAAGGCCCATTAAAAGAGGCAATCGAAATACGCTTTAAATTTAGTTTAAAAAAATAATAGCTATATTTTCAAATTATAAATAGTAATCTATTTTATAGCGCTCGACTAGCTGGCAGGATGACTAAAAAATTAATATTTTTTAAAAAAGAGTGTACTCTCATTTATTTTGCCATATCCTCTTTAACAGATATTTATCAAGAAACCAAAAATACTTGCCTTATAGTCTTGCGCAGGAAATTTCAGGACATTTAGATATTTTAACCATCATGATTTATCCTTATATATTACCCAATATTAAAAAGAAGTTCTCATTAAAAAGAATAGGATTTTGTATTAATAAGAGTATTAAAAATTAGTTTACTAGAGGATAAAAACACTGTAAATGAAATACTTCATACTAAGCTTATATTCTGTACAAGAATGTAATATTGTGTATCATAAAAATAAAAAATATAATCCTAAAAAGGAGCGATGGAAATATTTATTTCTTTGTTTTATGAGGTCAAAAATATATAAAAAAGACTTTTTACTGAATTAGAGCGATTAAATTTATTTGATTTTTCAGCAATCCAAAAAAAATTGAAAATTGGTTTAAGATTTTAATAGAGATTTTAGTAATTTAAAATAAACAAATATACTAAAAAGAAATATAAGAAAAGTAGATAGCAATGGATGTTTGGCAAGGGCAAAAATTTATTTGCATATTTCATTTAAATATGTTTTATTAAAACCAATTTTAGTTTTAATAAAACCAAGAAAATTATCACCTATGTTTTTGTTTATTTTAAAAAAGAAACAAAAAGCTTGTCTGTATATTTTTTAATGTAAAAGATTTAGTTTCTTTAATATTTAAAGAATTTCTAGAGAACTTTTTAAGATATTCAAAATCTTTAGATCTTAATTTTTCTAAATTAATAATTTAAAAAGGCTCTTTGTTTCGCATATTAGTTTTGTCTAAATCAGTATAGAATCTATATTTTATACCATTTGTTAATATGCCGAATTTAATTTTATATTTAGAATGAAGATTGTAAAAATAATTTAATAATTAATTAAAATGCTTTTCAAGATTTGCCTTGCAATATATTGGCGTCTAATAAAATAGTGTGTTTTTTATCTTTAGAATAAAGAACATATTCAACTTTTTTCATTTTTAATAATTCCAATTACAACTTCAGTCTGGATAAATAAAGGATCGGTGTGACAATAGTGCCTTGCATCTAAAAATGGATTAATAAAAATTGTTTTGTTTAGTCTTAATTTTTAACAATGAGTTTGTATTTTCTCACTCACATCTTTTATTTTTTATAAAATTCATATTTAAAGCTTTATTTTTGCTTGACATGCATAAATTTTATTATTAATAAATTTGAATAAATAATTGATTTTTTAGTTTCTTCTTTATAAGAAAAATTAATATTTATTAATCAGTAACTTTTATTGAATTTTAAAAATTAAAAACATTTGCTTATAAATATTCTCTTTAAAGTTTAAATAAAGTTTAAATGTTGAATTATTTAAATATGATAGACCGTTTGTTTTTTAAAAGTATGGTTGTTTTTGTATTGGGTTAAGATCAAATTTCAAAAATGAGTGTACAGTATTGAATTTATTTTTTTTATTATTTTTTCAAAAAAATTAGAATTTATTAAGTACTGAACTAAAGTTTGAATGGGGTAATTATGAGAGAAATTAGTTGTTGTTTTTTATTATTAACTTTTAGTGTTGTTTGTGTATATTCATTTGATGTTTCAAGTAGAAAATTTTATGGCATATTGGAAGGTTATTATTCGGGCAAAATTGAGGAATTGTCAAAAAAAAATGATGAAGATGTCTATATATATAGGTTTGGTAAATTTAAAGAAACATTGAGCGAAATGAGCTCCGGCATCAAGTCATATTTTTTTAATCTTGTTGATTACCAAATTGCCAGACTTCTTCAGAATAAAGAAGGAAGAAGGAATTCTTCTAAAAGTTATTCTGTTTTAAAATCCACTCAAAAATCTCTTTTAGAGCTCATTGCATCAACAGATTTTAAAGGTTTGGAAAAAACCATTCAAAGCGATATTTGCAGGATCTTGGGAGATGTTAATTTAATGCTTTTGAGGTATGCGGGAGGTGCAGCTTTAAGCAAGCTTGCAAATGAGGCTAGAAAATATTTTGAAAAGTCCTTAAAAATTAATAGTAAAAACTCATTTGCCAACACTTCTCTTGCAAGTTGGTATTTATATGCTCCAAGGATTGCGGGGGGAGATCCAAATAAAACTTTGTCATTTGCTCAATTAGGATTTAAATATGGTCAAACAGATGTGGAAAAATATTTTGCAAATATATGGATAAGTCAAGCTCATTTCCTTCTTAAAAATGAAAAAGAAAGCCTTAAATATATACTCAAAGCTGGTGAAATATTTCCCAACGGAGCTTTTCACAAGATAGTTCTAGAACAAAACAAGGCTGGAAATTTGTTTATGGATTTTCCTATAAAAAATTAGTTGAATAAGAAGTTAATATAACTCATTTAAGATTTATGAGTTATGAGATAATTTTTATATGTTAAGGGCATTGTTAATTTTTTTAGTAAATATTAGCCTATTTTCTTTTGAAAAAGAGGTCAAAGTATATATAGATAAAATAGAAAGCGTTCATACTAAATATTGTTCTGGTAATTTTGAGTTTGATTTTTTTTCACCCGATAAAATTTTTACAAATGAGCTTCAAAACATAGAAAATGTTATTTTAATGAAATATAGAAGGGAAAGTATTCAATATAATTACTTAAATTTACTTATGTCTTTGGTTTTGTGTGACGTTTCTTACTTAATTAATGATCCACATAAATACAATGATTTGATTCAAAAACTAATTCGCAATTATAATTGTGCTTTGAAAATTTCTTTAGAAGATGATAATGTTCCAGCGGATTATTTTAGGGCATTGGGAGAGCTTGCTATAAATTTAATACCGCACAATAGGAAAGGATTGTATTCTTATTTTGTTAATGCCAAGAGGCATTTAGAAACAGCTTTAAAAATAGATGGTGATAACGTTAAAGCTTTTATTCCCCTGTCTATTTTATATACAGTTAGAGTGTCAAATAGAGATTTTTATAAGATTCTATTTGCAAAAAGCTATATTGATAGAGCAGAAGACAGCAATCTTAATGATAGGCAAAAATATTTGAAAGAATTAGTGAAAAGTTCTTTTTTAATTCGCACTAATAGAAGATTGGAAGCAATTGAATGTTTAAAAAAAGCCACAGCCATATTCCCTAATGGGAATATGGCTGTGTTGGCAATTGAAAAATTAAAAGAGGGCAATTCTTTCTACTACTAGAAAATTATTTAGAATTTAATTTCAATGAAGATTGAAGGTATTCATGAAAAAGTTTTTATTTTTAATATTGCCCTGTTTTGGGGTGTTTGCAAATGAGTTAAATGATGAGCTAGGTGATTTTGTAATACGCGGAGTGGATTTTGAATTTCGTCTTGATTATCTTAGTGTTCCAAATAATTTTGAAAATAATTTTGATTTTATTTTAAACATTAAGGAAAATGATTCAAAAATCTCACCTTTTTTTAGATTAGGAACCGATTATTCTAAAATGTTTTTATTTGGCACTGGGCTTGCTTATGATTTTAGGAAATTTTTTTCTAAGGTATTTTATGAAATTAGGGTTCCGTTTATTTTTGATTCTAAAAATATTGAACATATTGGTAATTTTGAGGTTGGTTATAATTTTGATTATTTAAGACTTGAAAATAGATTTAGATCGGGATTGATGAATCATTTAATCAAGGAAACAGAAGCTAATGTTGGTGGATCATATCATAATGCTTTAACCGTGGAAAACACGGTTGCCATTTTACTTCCAATTTATTACTCAGAATTTCAGCGAGCAGATATTAGAACGTCTTTCTTATATAAGTATTTATCAGATAATAATGAACAGTTTTATAGAGTACATTGGAATTTAAAATATCTTGTTTCTATTCCTTTTGGAGAATTGGGATTTAAGGCCGATCTTGGAGTGGCAGGCGATTTTAAAAAGTCTTCGTCTTCTATTTTTGAAACCGGATTTGATTATAATGCTTTAAATTTTTATGCTTTGACTATTCCCAAAATGGGTCAAGACAGTCTTTATTTTAATGTTGTTTCTAATTTTGGATTAGAGTATAGATTATTTTTCCTTGAATCATTAAAAAATCTTGCTTCTGATTTATTTTTAGTATTGTCCGCAGATATTGGATATGGGATAAAAGAGGATTTGCTTTTAGATAAAGGAAAGTTTCTTTATATTTTGGGTTTTGGAATGGGTTATAAATTATTTAAGGAAGTTCCTTTTGTTTTCAAGGTTGGCATTAATCAGGATAAAAAATTATCATTTGGATTTTTATTAAGTTCAATAATTTTTGAGTGATATTTTTTTGGTAAAGCTTTTTAAATTTTATGGTTGAATTTGAAATATAGGAGGTTTTGTGGGGAATGTTAATTTAGATTTAAAATTGGTTAATAAAAAATACAAAATTGGACAAGAAATTATTCATGCAAATAAGGATATTTCACTTAATTTAAAATCAAGGGACATGGTTTGGATTTCAGGGCCTACGGGGAGCGGCAAGACAACTTTAATGAATTTGCTTTCTGGAATAGATTCTCTTGATACAGGGGAGATCCGCTTCAACTCAACTCTTTTAAGTTCAATGAATGAAAAGGATAGAACTTTGTTTAGAAGGTATAACGTAGGGTTAATCTTTCAGCATTTTGAGCTTATCCCAAGTCTTACAGGTTTTGACAATATTTCATTACCTCTAAGATTCTCAAGAGAAAGTGCTAAGCGATTAAAGTCTAAAGCGGAAGAATTGATAGAATTTTTCAAACTTTCAAAGTTTGTGAATAAAAAACCTAGATATATGTCTGGAGGACAAAGGCAAAGGATAGGAATAGCAAGAGCCTTTGTTTATGATCCCAAATTAATAATTGGAGATGAAATAACTAGTCATTTGGACAAAGAAACAGCTATTTTTGTTTATACTTCAATACAAAAGTATCTTAAAGAGAAGAATGCAATTGGGATTTTTGTTTCTCATGATTATAATTTAAAAAATTTGGCTAATAAACTTTATAGAATAGAAGATGGAGTGCTGTCTTTAGTGGGGGGTGAGTGTGTTTAAATTGGCTTTTTACAATATCTTTAGAGATTTAAGGCGTACAATCATATTATCTTTACTTCTAGCAAGTTCTGTGGTATTTTTATTGGTTTTTGTTGGATATATGAACTTTAGTAGAGAGGGGATGGAAAAGAGCTTTGTTAGTTCAAGTGGCCATATTCAAATTGCGAAAGAAAATTATTTTAATCCTAAATTTAGCAACCTTAAGAATGGGCTTTTACTTGAAGAAAAGGATATTAATTTGATACGGAATGAAATAGATAGTTATGATGAATTACAATCTACCAATTTAATAGTTAATTTTGATGGACTTCTAGGCAATTCTTCGACAAGTAACCCAGTTTTTGCATTTGCCTATGAAGATCCAGATATAATTACAAGCAGCCTATCTTTATTAGAGGGTGAGCCCATTTTCCACGATTCTAATGCAGGTGAGTTTTTGCTTGGTAGTAATTTGGCCTCTTCGTTTGGTATAGAAAAAATAACAGAAACCAATTCTGATCTTACATTAATGACAAATTTGCTCGGGAGAGGTTTGAATTTCCAAAATATTAAAGTTGCTGGAATTATAAAATTTCCATTTTCAACAGCAGATAATATTTTTGCAATTACTACTATTAAGACTTTAAAAGACTTGTTTGCATTTGAGGGTGGAGCACATGTGATCCAAGTATTTTTAAAGGATAGTTCTACCTTAGAGACTTTTAAAAAGAAATTAGATAATTTTAAAAAAAATAAGGGGATTTCATTTGATTATAATGACTGGTTTGAGATTAATCCTTACTTTAAATCTGTTTTAGGGATGACTAGAACAACATTTATGTTTATATTGGTCTTAATATCTCTTCTTATATTTATTGCATTTTTCCAGATAATGACCGCATTAAGCATTGAGCGCACTAGAGAGCTTGGTACATTAAGAGCAATTGGTTTAACCAAATTGGAACTTTTTTACTCTCTATTTTTAGAAATTGTTATTATTTCTGTTGTCAATATTGTTGTAGGAGTAATATTGGCTTATTTTGCTAAACTTTTTATTCAGTTTCAAAAAATTAGCTTTACTCCTCCAGGCTATTCAGAAACATACTACATCAACATATTTTATTATGCTAGTGATATAATATATGTTTCAATTTTCATGTTAATTCTTGCTATTTTTTCTTCTATTTTGCCATTTAGCAAAGCAAGTAAGAAATCGGTAGTAGAGGTAATGAATGATGCTTAAGATTTTTGTAATTGTTTTCAATTTTTGTGTTTTAAATTTGTTAAATGCTGGAGATGGGAAAAGTTTAATAAAAGAATTTGAAAATCTATATTATCCCCAATTAAAAAATGGAATTTATGCTTTCAAAATGAATTTTAAAATTAACGTAAAAAATAATTTAGAAGAAAGCGTAGGGCTAAGAATTATTAATGTTGATAATAAGGATGTGCGTTTAATTTATATGTCAGGATCAAAAACGGATTTTGCCTTTTTATCTATTAGGAATAAAGGGCATTTTATGCTAGGAAGACAAGCCAAGATTCCAATTAAGGTAAGCTCATCCTATAAAGTTAAGGGCGCATCTGAGCTTAAAGATATTTTGGGTTTAAGTTTCAATACAGATTTCGTTTTATTAAAATCCGAAGACAATAGGGTTGAATTTCAATCAAAAGAAAAATCAATATATCCATTTGTAGATTTATTAAAAATTAATAAAAATGATTTTAAAACTTTACACAAAGACAAGAAATTAAAAATTCTAAAAGAAGTAATTTATAGAAAGGGAAATATTAAAGGAATTGATGCTTTTGTTTATTTTGAAATTGAAGATAAAGCTTTTAACGATTCTAGTACCAAAATTTATGTGGAAAATATTATTAGTACTAATCTGAATAACTCTATTTTTAGCTTAAAAGGATTTAATAGAATATTTGATTTATATTCAAGGTATATAAATTAAGAGCGTAGAGGGATAGTTAATATTGGTATTTTTTAAAAAATTTTGTTTAATTCTTTTTTTGGCTTTACCTGGTTTTTTGTTTGCGGAATCCTCTTTGTTTTTAAAGGAGCATTTAGGATTCAAAACAAAATTCTCTTTATTGTTGCCCGATGAAGATAAAAAAGATTTTTTTGGTACAGGAGCTTTACAATTTGACAATGAAGCTTATTTAGGATTTTTATTAAACTATAAGATATTAGAATTTGGCATTGCACCTTCTTTTATTGTGCAAAATAATGATCAATATTTTAGTTTTAATAAATTATTCTTCAATTTAAGCTTTAATGATTTTATTTTTAAATTAGGTAGGCAAAATTATTATTTAGGAAATGGATTAATTGAAAATATTGTTTTAAAAAGGACCACAATAGAACCAGAATGGTTTTTTGAGTTTTATTATTTTATTTCTAATTATTCTGTCTCTTTGGGTTCTATGTTAGACAAAGAAAGCTTAGATAAATTTTCATCTCCCAAATATTTATCCCCTTGGCTTTATTTTCAAGCATCTTTTAATGAAGTTGATTTACTTGCAATGGTTGAATTCCCATTTAGCATTGAAAATAAAACTTTTGATATTACTGTTATTTTTGATTTTTTATTTGAAATTTATAGTGGAATATTTTTTTACTCTACGTTAAGACAAGACCTACTTTGGTCTAAAAATTATAAATTTGATGATGATGACAATAGATTTTTGCTTGGTCTTAGATATTATATTAGCTTTGAAAATGACGTTTTTAATGATTTGTCAATAGTATTTGAGAGTTATTCGAAGAATAATAATTATTTTTTGGGAGCTGGGATCAAACTAGCATGGATTTATGAGCTACTCCAAACGACGGTTTCTTTAAGAACCAATCTAAATACTCATTCCTTGCAATTCTATTTTGAAAATAATTTTTTAATTCTTAAAGAATGTTCTTTAAAGGTGTCAAATATATTGGAATTTAATAAAAAGATAAATCTTAAGGATACTCCTTTTTACAATATGTTTAGTATTGAACTAAAAATTGAATTATAAGATTTCTAGTTGGTATATTATATTTTTTCATGTTATATTCAAGATGAGTGTATTATGAAGCTGGGCGCAGATAAAATTATAAGGCAAAAAGATAGATATTGTTTAAAAACTTAAAAACATAAAGCTAACAAAGAGTATAAATATAACAAATAATTTGGCAGTTCATTTAACTTTACATTGATAGATAAAATAGATAATCTCAGAAAGATTAAATGCCGGATAGGTAGTAATCCTAATAAAATGATGTAAATTACTCTTGTAAAGAGAGGTTTAAATATGATGAAAATATATTTATATTTGTTTAGTGGCTTTTTAGCAATGTCTTGTAAATTATGATATTCAAATTTAAATGACACTATGGAAAAAGGTGGTGGCCACTCGAATCCTAAGGTTGTGGGTGTAAAAGGTATGTTTGAATCTGCATTGGAAATTAAGGCCTTAAGTAAGGAGGATAATCCTAAAGATATGGTTGAAAAGGCTAGTATTTCTGCCAAGGAATCTAAAGATAAGGTTTTAAGTAGTAAAAAGGGGAATGCTAGTATAGCATTGGGAGAGGTTCCCTCACTTGTAAGAGATATTAGAGAATCAGCCAAAAAGATTGATGAATCTTTAAAGCTATTGATAGCTTCAGGATATGATGCCTCATATCCTCTTTCAGACAATATGAAGATCGGGATAGGTAGAATATGCTTGTTAGATAAGATATTAGAAGCTGTGATGCCAAAAATAAATGATAGCGATAATGATAATTTTGATGATAATAGCTGCGAGAAAATAAAGAAAGTGGTAGATGAATTTAATAAAAATGAAAAGGATGAGTATAGTTGTTCTATAATGAGCTTGAATTCTTATCCTAAGACAAAAGGAAAAGATTTGGTTAAAAAATGTATAAATGAGTTAATGAAAGATGTAGAGAAATACCTTGGCGACGTTAAAGGTAATGGCAATGGTGTTTGTGGTGAGTTGTTGCAGGGTGCTAAGAGTGCATCGGGACAGTTTGGCGAGTCATTGAAATTGCTAAGCGAAGCTGCCAGTTCTATAGCGGAAGCTTGTAAACGGCTTGCTTATGATATATTATGAAAATAATCATTTCTATTTATATATTAATTAGTGTTGTATTTATATAGGTGATAAGTTAAAGTACATCTACTGTACTTTAACTATTGTTATAATTTTCCTTTAAGCTAAAATAATGCATCACCACTGATCTAAATAGTAGAAATTAAATCATAAATGGATATGTGCTAATTTTTTTCTTGATTGCACTAATTATGAGATCTGACTTGTTCTTA
It encodes:
- a CDS encoding plasmid maintenance protein; protein product: MALNLLNHNHNKTNTNKLLSKDSRLKKIISVINYLNKSFEKKYDISIYRIHFNSEKLKELYPHHQIDILRVLNSNISKEGYKPTVIRTLREDLRFLIHIKAIEKKILTFSNNLGKFKGKLCIYKVSPIAYKLISAYFEAYKADLYRKIKKSKDGLDTQNVTKNVTVYINYHKNIYNKNSIETVFKKSYTKKKTKKKNKKEFTKNNLEKRLKLPEEITKEIISIAKKTKNPDKTYKNTLFNYKDFLNYLSYDYKKEDISYFFLSKLKEYKNKIHFMRKYAPYKTDFYLLAGEFKDSYHSKWKTNKKTNFSGHVKEIANNILSKILEKELKFE
- a CDS encoding tetratricopeptide repeat protein; amino-acid sequence: MREISCCFLLLTFSVVCVYSFDVSSRKFYGILEGYYSGKIEELSKKNDEDVYIYRFGKFKETLSEMSSGIKSYFFNLVDYQIARLLQNKEGRRNSSKSYSVLKSTQKSLLELIASTDFKGLEKTIQSDICRILGDVNLMLLRYAGGAALSKLANEARKYFEKSLKINSKNSFANTSLASWYLYAPRIAGGDPNKTLSFAQLGFKYGQTDVEKYFANIWISQAHFLLKNEKESLKYILKAGEIFPNGAFHKIVLEQNKAGNLFMDFPIKN
- a CDS encoding ABC transporter ATP-binding protein; translation: MGNVNLDLKLVNKKYKIGQEIIHANKDISLNLKSRDMVWISGPTGSGKTTLMNLLSGIDSLDTGEIRFNSTLLSSMNEKDRTLFRRYNVGLIFQHFELIPSLTGFDNISLPLRFSRESAKRLKSKAEELIEFFKLSKFVNKKPRYMSGGQRQRIGIARAFVYDPKLIIGDEITSHLDKETAIFVYTSIQKYLKEKNAIGIFVSHDYNLKNLANKLYRIEDGVLSLVGGECV
- a CDS encoding ABC transporter permease produces the protein MFKLAFYNIFRDLRRTIILSLLLASSVVFLLVFVGYMNFSREGMEKSFVSSSGHIQIAKENYFNPKFSNLKNGLLLEEKDINLIRNEIDSYDELQSTNLIVNFDGLLGNSSTSNPVFAFAYEDPDIITSSLSLLEGEPIFHDSNAGEFLLGSNLASSFGIEKITETNSDLTLMTNLLGRGLNFQNIKVAGIIKFPFSTADNIFAITTIKTLKDLFAFEGGAHVIQVFLKDSSTLETFKKKLDNFKKNKGISFDYNDWFEINPYFKSVLGMTRTTFMFILVLISLLIFIAFFQIMTALSIERTRELGTLRAIGLTKLELFYSLFLEIVIISVVNIVVGVILAYFAKLFIQFQKISFTPPGYSETYYINIFYYASDIIYVSIFMLILAIFSSILPFSKASKKSVVEVMNDA